The [Clostridium] scindens ATCC 35704 nucleotide sequence AATTATTATGTGATGCCAGAGAGAACCCTATGCAAACTGTCAAAGAAGGATTCGGCCAACAAAGGATAGAAACAGGAAGATCTTAAGATATCTCAAAACGAAAATAAACTTTCATCAATTTGAAGGTTTATTTTCATTCAAAGAAAGTATCAAAAATCAAACAGCATTTTAATCTTATATCAAAAATCTAAGCGATTTATCCACAAAAAACAAAAAATAAACTCTTTCTATTGTAATAATACACAAAAATAAGAAATTTAATTTATATAAAAGGCTGAAATGAAATTTAATTTCTAATACAGATTGACAATTAATTTCAGGATTGCTATGATTATGACATAAAATTTCAGGCAAAGCCGAAAGAAAAAAGGAGGAATAGTATGAAAAAAGTAACGTTGTTGAAAAAGGGCTTGTCGGCAGTTCTGGCGGGAACCATGGTTCTGGGGCTTGCAGCCTGCGCAAGCGGTTCTGGCGGGGATTCGAAGGACGAAGGCGGCGACAAGAGTGTGACGCTTAAGTGGCAGCAGTGGTGGGCAGTGGAATGTCCGGAAGGCTACGTGCAGGACATTGTGGACAAGTACGAAAAAGAGACTGGCGTCAAGATCGAACTGCTGAGCGCGCCGTTCGCGGATACAAAGACGCAGATTACCTCAGGAGCCAGTACCGGAACGGTAGCGGATATCGTCAGCGTAGACAGCAGCTGGGTATACGATTTCGCGGACCAGGGCATCCTGACAAATCAGTCGGATCTGATGGACAAGGATGGTTTTGACCAGGACATCATCGACAGCGAGTGGCAGGTAGACGGCTCTACATACGCGGTTCCAGTCGTTAACTTTGCTTATCCGATGTATGCGAACCAGGATATTCTGGATGAGGCCGGTGTTACAGAGCTTCCTAAGACTTGGTCCGAATTCGAGGCGGCATGCCAGAAGATTAAGGATGCGGGATACTATCCATTCGCGCTGAATCTGGATACGACATCTCCATCAGGAATCCAGAACTCCTACATGGGATTTGCGTGGGCATCCGGAATCAAGATCAAGGATGAGGACGGCAATTATAATATCGCTGACAATGCGGATATGAAAGCATTTGCAGAGTATATGAAGGGATTAAATGATAAGGGATATATCTATCCAGGCATGAGTTCTCTGACAGAGGCTGATATGTCTTCCAAGTTCTGCAGCGGCGAGATTGCGTTCCATATCAACTCTGCGGCTCTTCTTACTTCCTACCGCAAGGAAGCTCCGGACATGAACATTACAGGAGCGCCGATTCCGGTTAAGGATGACTACACAGGCGACAAGGGAATGTGCGTTGCAAGCTGGGCTCTTGGAGTAACGGAAAAGAGCGAGCACAAGGCAGAGGCTATGAAGTTTATCGAATATCTGTTAAGCGGAGCGGACGGAAAAGACGGATCCATCTGTGCAGACCTGGCAGTGACACAGTCCGCATTCCCGAACAGCACGCTTGCGAAGCCGGATTACAGTGGAGCGGATGAAGTATTCCAGGACATCTACGACATGTATCAGGGCGGCTATCCGATCAATGAGTTCACGGGCATGAAGGAAGCAAATACCATCATGACAGACTACATCAATGAACTTGTGCCATATATGGATGGCAAGCAGGATGTGGATACCTTCCTTGGCAAGGTGCAGAAAGATATTGATGAGGTATATGGCAAGTAAGCGAACGAGAAGTTAGCATCCAATTGTAATGAAATGCGAAAATGGAGTCATAGTTCTTGTGGCTCCATTTTCCTTTATAGAAGAGATCAGATGGAGTGAGATAAACTGATGAAAAACAAGAGCGGTTTAAAATTGAAAAAACAGATTACGCCATATTTATACCTGTCTCCCACAGTGATCTTAATGCTGGTCCTGCTGGTGGTCCCCATCTGCCTGATCGTGAAGTATTCCTTCCAGAATAATGCGATCGTAGTGGCCGACCCTGTATTCGTAGGGCTGGATAATTATATAGAAATCCTGGCAGACAGCGAGTTCGTGGGCGCAGTCAAGACCACGTTTATCTTCGTGGTAGTGAGCGTCGTGGCCCATATTGTCCTGGGGATGTGCTTCGCGCTTCTCCTGAACACGAAGTATTTCAAATCAAGGACGAAGACCATTGCCAGAGTCATCTATGTCCTTCCATGGGTATTCACGGCATCGGTAATTGCGATTTTGTGGAAATTGATGCTGCAGCCCGCCGGGATCGTGGATTATCTGCTTTCCTTCCTGAATCTGGCCACAAAGGATACGGAGTGGCTGAGCAATCAGAGTGTTGCGCTGGCGACCATTACCTTTGTCAATATCTGGTGCGGATACCCATTTTACATGATCAGCATTCTGGCCGGATTGCAGGGCATATCGGAGGATCTGTATGAAAGTTCCGCGCTTGACGGGGCCACAAAATGGAAATCCTTCTGGCATATCACGATTCCCCAGCTTAAGCCTATCCTGATCAGCATCGCCATGCTTGACTTTGTGTGGACGCTTCAGTCTTTTGCGGTTATCTGGATGATGACAGGAGGAGGGCCGGTCAATTCGACGCAGACGCTCAGCATCTACATCTACAAGCTGGCATTTAACAGCAGCCAGTATGGCATTGCATCCGCGGTGGCGGTGCTTCTGCTGATCGTATGCGTGGTCGTAGCCATTTTCTATGTCAAGCAGCAAAAGAAAGCGAGGGAATAGGCATGGTAGGAAGTTACAAGAAGCCGATTAAGGTGATTTTGAGTATTTTACTGATTCTGGGCGGAGCCTTCGCGGGATTTCCGGTTTTATGGATGTTCATATCATCTTTAAAGTCTAACACGGAGATATTCTCCTGGCCGCCGACCTTTATTGACAAATCATTCAGCCTGCGTTCCTATATCGAGATTCTGACGGATGCGGAAAAGGTCCGGTATTTCCTGAACAGTTACTTTGTATCAGCAGTCGTAGTGGTGCTGACGCTGGTGATCGGGATTCTGGCCGCTTATGCGTTCAGCCGGTTTGATTTCCCGTTAAAGGGACTGATCAATACGCTGATCGTAAGCGTGCAGGCGGTTCCCCCGATCGTGCTTTTGATTCCGTATCTAAGCCTGATCGTGGCGCTGAAACTGTTTAATACATATTGGGCCCTGATTCTGACCTATCTGGTATTCACGCTGCCGTACTGCATCCTGATGATCACCGGATATTTCAACACGCTTTCTACGGATCTGGATGAAGCCGTCATGATCGACGGAGGATCCCGCATGAAAGCGCTGTGGAAGATTCTGGTTCCGGTGTCCGTGCCTGGCCTGGTATCCGTTGGAATGTACACCTTCATGCAGGCATGGAATGAGTACCTGTTTGCCCTGGCCCTGACCCAGACCACCAATATGCGTACGGTGCCCATCGGCATCAACATGCTGATGGGGCAGCATACCTACGACTGGAGCCAGATGATGGCGATGAGTTTCTTAGGCTCTCTTCCGGTATTGATTCTGTTCATCTTCTTCCAGAAATACTTTATCGCCGGAATGTCATCGGGAGCGGTAAAAGGATAACAGGACAGAAAAAAAGAGAGAAAGGAAATGTAGGAAAATGGGTGAAAAGATAGCATTAGGGTTCCACACTTGCGTTGATTTTGAAATGACTTGGGACGCAAAGGTGGTGGAGCAGATGATCCGGGAGTTTGACGTCCGGGATGCCGATCTTGTAGACGGCGATATTCCAATTGACTCGGTGCGGGCGCTTCTCATATCCAGCCTGTGGCATATGAAGCGGGGAATGGGATGCGAGCTGGTGCCCGACACGAACCAGATCTGCCTGGACTTCGCTAATCGGTTCCAGTACCGCGTCACCATCGGCGGCACGGCGACACGCGCCGCGATGGCGATCAGCAAGCTGGGGTACGAGAGCGCGATCCAGTTATGCTGCTTCAACCGTTATATGAAGGAACTTCTGCCAAAAGAGATCCATTATATGGTAGGTGTTCAGCATGAGAGGGAAGAAGTCTATCCTCATGTCATCCTGTCCTATCAGGGCGGGGTGCGTATCCGGGCAAATGACATTGATTTTACGACGCCCCGGGAGAACCGGGTGATGTTTTCCCGGGATATCGACAGCCTGCTGATAGAAGTTTCTGAAGATTACGCGCCGATGATACAGGATGCGGAAGCATTCCTCTTATCCTGCTTCAGCGAGATCCTGGATGAGGAGATTCTGGAAGACCGCATGGATCGGACCCGGAGACTCCTTGGGACGCTTCCCAAGGACGCCATCGTCGTGATGGAGGATGGATGCTATATTCGCAAGGATTTCCGCGTCTATGTGCATCAGGCGCTGCGGGACGTGGTGGACGTTCTGAGTATGAACGAGGACGAACTGCAGGAATACATCCAGCGCAGGATCGACATTCTGAATGTGGAAGAGGTTCTGGATGCGGTAAGAGAGGTGTATGAGAAGGTGAAGGTTCCGACGCTTCTGGTCCATTCGGCCGCCTGGGCGCTGACCTATGGGGAAGATGCCAGAAAGTATGAGCGCGCCCTGGAAGGCGGCATCACGATGGCAGCCACCCGCTTCTGGCGCGGGGATGATTTTGGAAGAAAGGAGTATGAGGAGACGGGGCGGCTGGCGGCAAAGGAAGAGGGAAAAAGATTCCGTCAGGAGATTGAGGAGCGGGCAGGGGAGGCGGTCTGCTGTGTTCCCTGCAAGGACTTACGTTTCGTGGAGAATCCGACGGTGGTCGGCCTGGGCGACTTCTTCGCGGGCGGCCTGCTTCCGCAGCTGACTAAGGACCGGCGCATATAGGCGCAGAACAATGGTTGATAATTAAAGATTAGAAGAAAGGATGATTTTATGTACGAGAGAGTGGAAAATATTTTAAAAATGGCAGAGGAGAGCAACACTTCAGCCATAGCATTTATATGTATGGATGATACGATGGCAAGATCCGTCGTATGCGCGGCGGAGGCGACGAATACGCCGGCGATCATCATGCTCTATCCGGAGCATGTCACGATCCAGAAGACCTGTAACCTCAGCGGATTCGCAGCCATGGTAGAGGAGATGGCCAAAGAGGCCAAAGTTCCCATCGGCTTGCATGCGGATCATGATTATACCTATGACGCGATCATCAACACGGTCAATAAGGGATTCCGTTCGGTCATGATGGATGGCTCCATGAATGATCTGGATACGAATATTGCCCTTACCAAGAAAGTCGTAGACAAGGCGCATGAACTGGGGGCCATCGTGGAAGGAGAGATCGGGCACGTAGGTATCGCGGCAAATGCGGATAACAACAAGGAGGACCTATATACCAAGGCGGATGCCGCGGAAAAGTTCTGCCGGGAGACATGCGCGGATTCTCTGGCAATCTCCATCGGAAACGCCCATGGAGAGTATAAGGATACGCCGAACCTGGACATCGCAAGGCTGGAAGAGATTCACGCAGCCGTGAATGTCCCGCTGGTACTCCATGGCGGCAGCGGTATTCCGGATGAACAACTCTTGATTGCATTTTCAAAAGGAATCCGCAAGTTTAATCTGGGAACAGAATTCCTGGGAAGATACTATGACGCGGTGGCAGAGTTCGTAAAAGAAAACGCCAAGAACCCGGATCCAGTAAAGATCATCAACCTGCCGGAATACGCAAGGGCGCGTCTTGTGCCATATCTGGAAGAAAGAATGAAGACCCTTTGCAGGTTCTAAAAACCAAAAGTCTTAAAACACAATTGAATTCGTTGTATATAAAAGTTATAATGCTTATAGGAAAAATCATCCAGAGCACCTTATTTTCATCAGGGGGAGGACAGGATACACAGGATATGGATATTCTCCAATTCCACAGAAGGAACATAAAAATATGAGTGAAAAAAGCGTAATCGATAATATACAGAAGCACTATCGCGAATTCTCGCCTACAGAGCGGAAGGTAGCGGATTGTGTATTAAGACATCCAAATCAGGTAACAGAATATACGGTCAAGGAACTGGCTATGGCAAGCGGGGTAAGCGAGGCGACCGTCGTGCGGATGTGCCAGCATGCGGGATACACCGGCTACTGGCCGTTCCGTACCATGCTGGCCCGCGATATGGGAATGATGGGAAGAGAAGAAAAAAGGGATAATGACCAGGCCAATATCGTGGCCGGCATATTCCGGAAATATGCGGATATCATGCAGAATCTCAGCAGCAAGATCGATCTGGATGCCATGAGCACATGCGCCAGGCTTATTGACAATTGCCATGAGGTGCATGTGATCGCGGCGGGAGATACAGGAACCCTGGCGAAGCATATGGGATTCTGTCTGGGCAGGATCGGGATCAAGGCGACTTACAGCGGACTTGCGGATTATTATCTGAATACCATCAACCTTGCCGATGAGAATGACGTGCTGATCGCCATATCAAAGTCGGGGATAACCAAGACGGTCATTCAGGGAGCCGAACTTGCGAAGGAAAAGGGGCTGAAGGTGATCGCCATTACAGAATACGGCAACTCGAAGCTGGGAGAATTGGCAGATCACGTCCTTCTTTCCAAAGGGGATTCCTCCCGCTTTGATTATTATAAGAACTATAATCACTTAAGCGAGACGGCGGTGATCGAGGCGCTTCTGGAACTGGTCAAGAACGTGGACAAGATCGTGGAGAAACGTGCGGACCAACTGGAGTTTATGCTCTCAGA carries:
- a CDS encoding ADP-dependent glucokinase/phosphofructokinase, coding for MGEKIALGFHTCVDFEMTWDAKVVEQMIREFDVRDADLVDGDIPIDSVRALLISSLWHMKRGMGCELVPDTNQICLDFANRFQYRVTIGGTATRAAMAISKLGYESAIQLCCFNRYMKELLPKEIHYMVGVQHEREEVYPHVILSYQGGVRIRANDIDFTTPRENRVMFSRDIDSLLIEVSEDYAPMIQDAEAFLLSCFSEILDEEILEDRMDRTRRLLGTLPKDAIVVMEDGCYIRKDFRVYVHQALRDVVDVLSMNEDELQEYIQRRIDILNVEEVLDAVREVYEKVKVPTLLVHSAAWALTYGEDARKYERALEGGITMAATRFWRGDDFGRKEYEETGRLAAKEEGKRFRQEIEERAGEAVCCVPCKDLRFVENPTVVGLGDFFAGGLLPQLTKDRRI
- a CDS encoding class II fructose-bisphosphate aldolase, whose product is MYERVENILKMAEESNTSAIAFICMDDTMARSVVCAAEATNTPAIIMLYPEHVTIQKTCNLSGFAAMVEEMAKEAKVPIGLHADHDYTYDAIINTVNKGFRSVMMDGSMNDLDTNIALTKKVVDKAHELGAIVEGEIGHVGIAANADNNKEDLYTKADAAEKFCRETCADSLAISIGNAHGEYKDTPNLDIARLEEIHAAVNVPLVLHGGSGIPDEQLLIAFSKGIRKFNLGTEFLGRYYDAVAEFVKENAKNPDPVKIINLPEYARARLVPYLEERMKTLCRF
- a CDS encoding carbohydrate ABC transporter permease, which encodes MKNKSGLKLKKQITPYLYLSPTVILMLVLLVVPICLIVKYSFQNNAIVVADPVFVGLDNYIEILADSEFVGAVKTTFIFVVVSVVAHIVLGMCFALLLNTKYFKSRTKTIARVIYVLPWVFTASVIAILWKLMLQPAGIVDYLLSFLNLATKDTEWLSNQSVALATITFVNIWCGYPFYMISILAGLQGISEDLYESSALDGATKWKSFWHITIPQLKPILISIAMLDFVWTLQSFAVIWMMTGGGPVNSTQTLSIYIYKLAFNSSQYGIASAVAVLLLIVCVVVAIFYVKQQKKARE
- a CDS encoding carbohydrate ABC transporter permease, with the protein product MVGSYKKPIKVILSILLILGGAFAGFPVLWMFISSLKSNTEIFSWPPTFIDKSFSLRSYIEILTDAEKVRYFLNSYFVSAVVVVLTLVIGILAAYAFSRFDFPLKGLINTLIVSVQAVPPIVLLIPYLSLIVALKLFNTYWALILTYLVFTLPYCILMITGYFNTLSTDLDEAVMIDGGSRMKALWKILVPVSVPGLVSVGMYTFMQAWNEYLFALALTQTTNMRTVPIGINMLMGQHTYDWSQMMAMSFLGSLPVLILFIFFQKYFIAGMSSGAVKG
- a CDS encoding MurR/RpiR family transcriptional regulator, which translates into the protein MSEKSVIDNIQKHYREFSPTERKVADCVLRHPNQVTEYTVKELAMASGVSEATVVRMCQHAGYTGYWPFRTMLARDMGMMGREEKRDNDQANIVAGIFRKYADIMQNLSSKIDLDAMSTCARLIDNCHEVHVIAAGDTGTLAKHMGFCLGRIGIKATYSGLADYYLNTINLADENDVLIAISKSGITKTVIQGAELAKEKGLKVIAITEYGNSKLGELADHVLLSKGDSSRFDYYKNYNHLSETAVIEALLELVKNVDKIVEKRADQLEFMLSEAKL
- a CDS encoding ABC transporter substrate-binding protein, with translation MKKVTLLKKGLSAVLAGTMVLGLAACASGSGGDSKDEGGDKSVTLKWQQWWAVECPEGYVQDIVDKYEKETGVKIELLSAPFADTKTQITSGASTGTVADIVSVDSSWVYDFADQGILTNQSDLMDKDGFDQDIIDSEWQVDGSTYAVPVVNFAYPMYANQDILDEAGVTELPKTWSEFEAACQKIKDAGYYPFALNLDTTSPSGIQNSYMGFAWASGIKIKDEDGNYNIADNADMKAFAEYMKGLNDKGYIYPGMSSLTEADMSSKFCSGEIAFHINSAALLTSYRKEAPDMNITGAPIPVKDDYTGDKGMCVASWALGVTEKSEHKAEAMKFIEYLLSGADGKDGSICADLAVTQSAFPNSTLAKPDYSGADEVFQDIYDMYQGGYPINEFTGMKEANTIMTDYINELVPYMDGKQDVDTFLGKVQKDIDEVYGK